A region from the Pararge aegeria chromosome Z, ilParAegt1.1, whole genome shotgun sequence genome encodes:
- the LOC120636399 gene encoding uncharacterized protein LOC120636399, producing MSKASKMENAAADTENAAADMEIAAADTKDAAADRENAAAVTRSQNRNTASDDAAVPDDNNADDHEEILLPATELLALLNIIEEASGDNELVFNLWEPVVDEIDVADITGQVVPKLRNVG from the exons ATGTCTAAGGCGTCAAAGATGGAAAATGCTGCGGCAGATACGGAAAATGCTGCAGCAGATATGGAAATTGCTGCGGCAGATACGAAAGATGCTGCGGCAGATAGGGAAAATGCTGCGGCAGTTACTCG TTCCCAAAACCGAAACACTGCATCCGACGACGCGGCCGTACCAGATGACAACAATGCTGATGATCATGAAGAGATCTTGCTGCCAGCGACCGAGCTACTGGCACTACTGAACATCATCGAAGAAGCGTCAGGAGATAACGAG TTGGTGTTCAACTTGTGGGAACCGGTGGTCGACGAAATTGATGTTGCAGATATAACAGGACAAGTTGTACCAAAATTGCGAAACGTCGGATAA